Proteins encoded within one genomic window of Komagataella phaffii GS115 chromosome 3, complete sequence:
- a CDS encoding Splicing factor, component of the U4/U6-U5 snRNP complex: protein MGLADDLVSDFSDDEELNSELITGSKGGSLNGGPSLHDLVNRQDLLAIDSVSGLSQVKPEVEKAIHKIGELIDKPVDKVLERDFLSKCNEILDKIMDEVVIFHTFVRIHYHSVFPELEALITDPVQYCQVVKIIGYTLSKSSKLEEELRQYLPQDKVLVVSMSASLQAQKNTQSLQEKEMQVIEEACDVVQTFVQNRQSILGYVISRVQVFAPNVTALVGPSVASQLIAVHGVLGLSHTPSCNIPSLGSKSGDPGYLYHCDLVQQVYPDFRKQALRIVAGKVILAARVDVTAGEDYSGSFGLKWRNEVTEKLEKIQAPPENGPTKALPIPIDQPSKKRGGRRIRKLKKQFEMSELRKAQNKMEFGTQEESTIDAFGEEIGLGLASKNSQLGKIRSIGSVGTNQAKMSKSMLARLKNKQGELNNLSEELVFNNPEVLEQKRSLEKSQK, encoded by the coding sequence ATGGGTTTGGCGGATGATTTGGTATCCGATTTCTCTGATGACGAAGAGCTGAACTCTGAGTTAATTACGGGGAGCAAGGGAGGTTCACTGAATGGTGGGCCAAGTTTGCATGACCTCGTGAACCGTCAAGATCTTCTTGCAATTGACTCAGTGAGTGGCCTTTCTCAGGTGAAACCAGAAGTGGAAAAGGCAATTCACAAAATTGGTGAACTCATTGATAAACCTGTTGATAAAGTTTTGGAGAGAGACTTTTTGAGTAAATGTAATGAAATTTTGGATAAGATCATGGACGAAGTAGTAATATTTCACACATTTGTCAGAATACATTATCATTCAGTGTTTCCTGAATTGGAGGCGTTGATTACAGATCCCGTGCAGTATTGCCAAGTTGTTAAAATTATTGGATACACCTTGTCCAAATCGAGCAAGTTGGAAGAGGAATTAAGGCAGTATTTGCCCCAAGATAAAGTTCTGGTCGTTTCAATGTCAGCCAGTCTTCAGGCACAGAAGAACACTCAATCGctccaagagaaagagatgCAAGTAATTGAAGAGGCGTGTGATGTTGTTCAAACCTTTGTTCAGAATCGACAGTCAATACTGGGATATGTCATCTCAAGAGTTCAAGTGTTTGCTCCTAATGTTACAGCATTGGTTGGTCCCTCTGTGGCATCTCAGCTGATAGCAGTTCATGGCGTTTTGGGGCTATCCCACACTCCATCGTGTAATATTCCTTCCCTTGGCTCTAAGTCTGGCGATCCAGGCTATCTATACCACTGTGATTTGGTTCAGCAAGTTTATCCAGATTTCAGAAAACAAGCACTGAGAATAGTTGCTGGTAAAGTAATACTTGCCGCAAGAGTTGATGTGACCGCTGGTGAAGATTACAGTGGCAGCTTTGGCCTCAAGTGGAGAAATGAAGTAACGGAGAAACTAGAGAAAATTCAGGCTCCCCCAGAGAACGGACCTACGAAGGCTTTACCAATTCCAATAGATCAGCCATCGAAAAAGAGAGGAGGACGTAGGATACGGAAGCTGAAAAAACAATTTGAAATGAGTGAGTTACGTAAGGCACAAAACAAGATGGAATTTGGAACACAGGAAGAGTCTACGATCGACGCATTTGGAGAAGAGATAGGTTTAGGTTTGGCTTCCAAGAACTCACAACTTGGTAAAATCAGAAGCATTGGATCCGTTGGTACTAACCAAGCCAAAATGTCAAAGTCTATGCTAGCTCGTTTAAAGAACAAGCAAGGTGAATTGAATAATTTGAGTGAAGAATTGGTATTCAATAATCCGGAGGTTTTGGAGCAGAAAAGAAGTCTTGAGAAATCACAAAAATAG
- a CDS encoding Mitochondrial and cytoplasmic valyl-tRNA synthetase has protein sequence MRILPRGLQKYKSLVTQIHSFRSTSMSTVPESNIPPKVKTEKELEKERKKAEKLAKFEAKKAKQEALKKNQLANAEKKTKKEKKPVEEVSVYVDQTPKGEKKILASLEDPAFKAYNPKNVESSWYEWWVKEGLFEPEFGPDGKPKPAGVFSIPAPPPNITGALHIGHALTIALQDTLIRFYRMKGKTTLYLPGFDHAGIATQSVVEKSLWAQEGKTRHDLGREKFIEKVWDWKDVYQNRIRSQFEKLGASYDFSREAFTLNPMLSKAVTEAFVRLHEDGTIYRAQRLVNWSVKLNTAISNIEVENKIIPAKTAISVPGYENKIEFGVLHSFAYPVVGSDEKLIVATTRPETVFGDTGVAVHPDDPRYKHLHGKFVQHPLLDRQIPIVTDAEAVDMEFGTGAVKITPGHDNNDYNTGKRQKLEFINIFTDDGYLNENCGKYKGLKRFDARQIVIDDLKALNLYEGEEPNEMTIPTCSRSGDIIEPYLKPQWWVAQDKMAAEAIKAVKDGRITITPKVSESEYFRWLENIQDWCISRQLWWGHRCPVYFVNIEGEVNDENDGQYWVSGRSLEEAQEKASAKFAGKIFTLEQDEDVLDTWFSSGLWPFSTLGWPDNTPDMKQFYPFSMLETGWDILFFWVTRMILLGLKLTGDVPFKEVFCHSLVRDAQGRKMSKSLGNVVDPLDVINGISLEDLHAKLLGGNLDPREVEKAKKGQKESYPSGIPECGTDALRFALCAYTTGGRDINLDILRVEGYRKFCNKIYQATKFVLMRLGDDYKPPATGDLTGKESLVERWILHKLSKASKVVNESIEKRDFFEATNAIYQFWLYELCDVYIENSKYLITEGTADQKKSAQDTLFTCIDAALKLIHPFMPFLTEEMWQRLPRREAEKSIISISKAPYPEYNPSYDDISSESNYEQILEITRAARSLFAQYGITKEGKLYIESADAAAYKLASEEKHSIVSLIKPVNDLIVIDSPEKVPEGCALQSVTPKINAHILVKGQVDLDAEILKTQNKVSKVEKSLQALEKTLASSNYASKASKEIQEQDQTKKQNFISELEGLNATIANLQQLKL, from the coding sequence ATGCGAATATTACCTAGAGGTTTGCAAAAATACAAGTCATTGGTAACCCAGATTCACAGTTTTAGATCGACGAGTATGAGCACGGTTCCTGAATCAAACATCCCTCCAAAGGTAAAGACCGAAAAGGAGcttgaaaaggaaagaaaaaaggcTGAAAAGTTGGCTAAATTTGAGGCCAAAAAGGCCAAGCaggaagctttgaagaaaaaccAACTGGCAAACgctgagaagaaaaccaagaaggagaaaaagcctgttgaagaagtctCTGTGTATGTAGACCAAACTCCAAAaggagaaaagaaaattttggcGTCTTTGGAAGATCCTGCTTTCAAGGCTTACAACCCCAAGAATGTGGAATCCTCATGGTACGAATGGTGGGTCAAGGAGGGACTATTTGAACCTGAGTTTGGTCCTGACGGTAAGCCCAAGCCTGCGGGAGTTTTCAGCATCCCCGCTCCACCTCCTAATATCACTGGTGCCTTACATATTGGACATGCTCTAACTATCGCTCTTCAAGACACATTGATTCGTTTCTACAGAATGAAAGGTAAGACTACTTTATACCTGCCTGGATTTGACCATGCAGGTATTGCCACTCAGTCTGTGGTTGAAAAGTCATTGTGGGCACAGGAAGGCAAGACCAGACATGATCTGGGCCGTGAAAAGTTCATCGAGAAAGTCTGGGACTGGAAAGACGTTTATCAAAATAGAATCAGATcccagtttgaaaaattgggTGCTTCTTATGATTTTTCTAGAGAGGCTTTCACCTTGAACCCAATGCTAAGTAAAGCTGTCACCGAGGCGTTTGTTAGATTACACGAAGATGGCACCATTTACCGTGCGCAAAGATTGGTCAACTGGTCTGTCAAACTAAACACTGCCATTTCAAACATCGAGGTCGAGAACAAGATCATTCCAGCTAAGACTGCTATTTCGGTTCCTGGATATGAAAATAAGATAGAGTTTGGTGTATTGCATTCTTTTGCCTACCCTGTTGTTGGATCTGATGAAAAGTTAATCGTAGCTACTACCCGTCCAGAGACTGTTTTTGGTGATACCGGTGTTGCTGTTCATCCAGACGACCCCCGTTACAAGCATTTGCATGGAAAGTTTGTCCAGCACCCTCTGTTGGATCGTCAAATTCCTATCGTTACAGATGCTGAGGCTGTTGATATGGAATTTGGAACTGGTGCTGTGAAGATTACCCCTGGTCATGATAACAACGATTACAATACTGGTAAGCGTCAAAAACTAGAATTTATTAATATTTTTACTGATGATGGATACCTTAACGAGAACTGTGGTAAGTACAAGggtttgaagagattcGATGCTCGTCAAATTgttattgatgatttgaaagcGTTGAATCTTTACGAAGGTGAGGAGCCTAACGAGATGACTATTCCTACTTGTTCTCGTTCTGGAGATATCATTGAGCCATATTTGAAACCACAATGGTGGGTTGCCCAAGATAAGATGGCTGCAGAGGCTATTAAAGCCGTCAAGGACGGAAGGATTACCATCACTCCTAAGGTTTCAGAATCGGAATATTTCCGATGGTTAGAAAACATTCAGGATTGGTGTATCTCTAGACAGTTATGGTGGGGACACCGTTGTCCAGTTTACTTTGTCAATATTGAAGGTGAGGTGAACGACGAGAATGACGGTCAATACTGGGTCAGTGGTagatctttggaagaggctcaagaaaaagcttCTGCCAAGTTTGCTGGAAAGATATTCACTCTTGAACAAGACGAGGATGTCCTTGACACTTGGTTTTCGTCTGGATTGTGGCCGTTTTCGACTTTGGGATGGCCTGATAACACTCCTGACATGAAACAGTTTTATCCATTTTCTATGCTGGAAACTGGTTGGgatattcttttcttctggGTCACCAGAATGATTCTTTTAGGCTTAAAGTTGACAGGAGATGTTCCCTTCAAAGAGGTGTTCTGCCATTCATTGGTCCGTGATGCACagggaagaaaaatgtcCAAATCTCTTGGTAATGTTGTTGACCCATTGGATGTCATTAATGGTATCAGCTTGGAAGACTTGCATGCAAAGCTTTTGGGAGGAAACTTGGATCCAAGGGAGGTTGAGAAAGCTAAGAAAGGTCAGAAAGAGTCTTATCCGAGCGGTATCCCTGAATGTGGTACTGATGCTTTGAGATTTGCTCTTTGTGCCTACACTACCGGTGGAAGAGATATCAACTTGGACATTTTGCGTGTTGAAGGTTACAGAAAGTTCTGTAACAAGATTTACCAGGCCACTAAGTTTGTTTTAATGAGATTAGGAGACGACTACAAACCCCCTGCTACAGGTGATCTGACTGGGAAGGAGTCTTTGGTTGAAAGATGGATTTTGCATAAGTTATCTAAGGCTTCCAAAGTTGTTAATGAATCCATCGAGAAACGtgacttctttgaagccaCTAATGCCATTTACCAGTTCTGGTTATACGAACTTTGTGACGTTTACATTGAGAATTCCAAGTATCTGATAACAGAAGGTACTGCTGACCAAAAGAAATCGGCTCAGGACACATTATTCACCTGTATTGATGctgctttgaaattgatccaTCCCTTCATGCCATTTTTGACCGAAGAGATGTGGCAAAGATTGCCCCGTCGTGAGGCCGAGAAGAGCATAATCTCTATTTCCAAAGCTCCATACCCAGAGTACAATCCTTCTTACGATGATATTTCGTCTGAATCAAACTACGAacaaattttggaaattaCCAGAGCCGCAAGATCATTGTTTGCTCAATACGGAATCACTAAGGAAGGTAAGCTGTACATTGAGTCCGCTGACGCTGCAGCTTACAAATTAGCCTCAGAAGAAAAGCATTCTATTGTGTCATTGATTAAACCAGTTAATGATTTGATTGTTATTGACTCTCCTGAGAAGGTTCCTGAAGGATGTGCTTTACAATCTGTTACTCCTAAGATCAATGCCCACATTCTAGTCAAGGGACAAGTAGACCTGGACGCTGAAATACTCAAGACCCAAAACAAAGTTTCCAAGGTGGAAAAATCATTGCAAGCTCTAGAAAAGACTTTAGCCTCAAGTAACTACGCTAGTAAAGCCTCCAAGGAAATTCAAGAGCAAGATCAAACTAAGAAACAGAACTTCATTTCCGAATTGGAGGGACTCAATGCTACGATTGCAAACTTGCAACAGCTCAAGTTGTAA
- a CDS encoding Nucleolar protein, forms a complex with Nop14p: MKKESKKTATKSLRSKPNAKSPLTKATSKGDLLKETEASVLSLEQISQLTEEIKSSPKFYNNIPKLLAQYTYIDSSNIEDITKARKLTKLLFKVFKKLLTEGRLSFTARDTADKKQISSWLRARYEAFKIELLLSLQIVELHQESKYYKLDILDIVIKLIKLESSHCGPAGTEPYFATKLYRSLLLTLLQTGDEKNSLKDGTIDNYLILEFKEVLFQYQDLKYYFFHEIQQELNSTQLENKVLAFSNYLTLLYDQPIYEDFDNAEYLVEYVPKLAKTELHFKLAFEKCWLGLLNWNISFAQNQTVLGLVHKRLLPFMENQQQLMDFLTDTYDLGFENNHVNTCILSLNGLFELMKNYNLEYPDFFTKLYRILNPDLLHSPHKTRFFRMLDIFLTGDYLSSTMIASFIKKLARLSLTAPISGIVIVIPFIYNLLRRHPACMVLIHNPNPAENYQDPYDDNETDPDNTRAIESSVWELETLATHYHPNIASLAKIFSQPFHKYSYNLEDFLDWDCAKLLDGELSKKYKTEAGLEFEPVDRVFGAESEEAQLKAQREVYMSGWVW; this comes from the coding sequence atgaagaaggagagtAAAAAGACTGCAACAAAGTCACTAAGATCGAAACCTAATGCAAAATCGCCTCTGACCAAGGCAACATCTAAGGGCGATCTTCTGAAGGAAACTGAGGCTTCTGTATTAAGTCTTGAGCAGATTTCACAACTGACAGAGGAAATCAAGAGCTCTCCCAAGTTCTATAACAACATTCCAAAACTACTTGCTCAATATACTTACATAGACTCAAGCAATATTGAAGATATTACAAAGGCTAGAAAACTTACTAAATTGCTGTTCAAAGTGTTCAAAAAGTTACTTACTGAGGGACGACTATCTTTCACCGCAAGAGACACTGCTgacaagaaacaaatctcATCATGGTTGAGGGCCAGGTATGAGGCGTTTAAGATTGAACTACTGTTATCTTTGCAGATTGTCGAGTTACATCAGGAATCCAAGTACTATAAGCTGGATATCCTAGATATTGTCATTAAACTGATCAAGCTAGAATCCTCGCACTGTGGACCTGCTGGGACCGAACCATATTTTGCTACAAAGTTGTACAGATCTCTTCTATTGACATTATTACAAACAGGAGACGAAAAGAATTCGCTGAAGGATGGTACCATTGACAATTACCTGATCTTAGAATTTAAGGAGGTTCTATTTCAATATCAAGATTTAAAATACTATTTTTTTCATGAAATTCAACAGGAGCTCAATTCTACACAGCTTGAAAATAAAGTACTAGCATTCTCTAATTATTTGACATTGTTATACGATCAACCAATTTacgaagattttgataatGCAGAATATTTGGTCGAGTACGTACCAAAACTTGCAAAGACTGAACTTCATTTCAAGTTGGCATTTGAGAAGTGCTGGCTGGGGTTGCTAAATTGGAACATCTCTTTTGCACAAAACCAGACTGTATTGGGATTGGTTCACAAGCGATTGCTGCCCTTCATGGAAAACCAGCAGCAATTGATGGATTTTCTGACGGATACCTATGATTTAGGATTTGAGAACAACCATGTTAACACATGTATTTTATCATTGAATGGGCTATTTGAACTCATGAAGAACTATAATTTGGAATATCCTGACTTCTTTACCAAACTTTACCGAATTTTAAATCCCGATCTCCTCCATTCTCCTCATAAGACTAGGTTTTTCAGAATGTTAGACATATTTCTAACTGGAGACTATCTCTCCAGTACTATGATAGCTTCCTTCATTAAAAAATTAGCAAGACTTTCGTTGACCGCCCCAATTTCAGGAATTGTTATTGTGATACCTTTTATATACAATCTATTGAGAAGGCATCCGGCATGTATGGTCCTCATTCACAACCCAAATCCAGCAGAGAATTACCAAGATCCGTATGACGACAATGAAACAGATCCAGACAATACCAGAGCCATCGAATCATCAGTTTGGGAGCTTGAAACCCTAGCTACTCATTATCATCCTAACATTGCCTCTCTGgccaaaatcttttcacAGCCTTTCCATAAGTACAGTTACAATTTAGAGGATTTCTTGGATTGGGATTGTGCTAAATTATTAGATGGGGAACTTAGTAAGAAGTATAAAACGGAAGCTGGATTGGAATTTGAACCAGTTGATAGAGTGTTTGGCGCTGAGTCCGAAGAAGCGCAATTGAAAGCCCAACGGGAGGTTTATATGAGTGGATGGGTATGGTAG
- a CDS encoding Mitochondrial membrane transporter, translating into MAKDDHLRQGATVGVAVSVTAGSVSGMVARAVTAPLDVIKIRLQLESYYNSHAKVPQYNGIIPTLKKIIATEGGIKRLWKGNIPAEIMYMLYGATQFTCYSTVNTFLTQTENRHNFKVPVSLHSLILGSVSGVFSTLVSYPFDVLRTRLASNRSKHFASMFGCSIDMLKHEGIKSFYSGIGTAVSGVSLSMGLTFFAYEFLRNLDSHYDELAFIEPISGFMAGIIAKSSTFPLDLIRRRLQVHRKWLGHERETFMTISKKIFIREGLRGFYSGLTPALLKTAPTTAISIWTYEYVVRGLEKAQAFG; encoded by the coding sequence ATGGCCAAAGACGATCACTTGAGACAGGGTGCTACAGTAGGAGTAGCAGTTTCTGTCACAGCTGGTTCTGTGAGTGGTATGGTTGCTAGAGCTGTCACGGCTCCCTTAGATGTGATCAAGATCCGGCTGCAATTAGAATCCTACTACAACTCTCATGCTAAGGTTCCCCAGTATAATGGGATAATaccaactttgaaaaaaataattgCGACAGAAGGGGGAATTAAGCGTCTGTGGAAGGGTAACATACCAGCTGAGATCATGTACATGTTATATGGAGCAACTCAATTCACCTGCTATTCTACAGTGAATACGTTTTTGACGCAGACAGAGAATCGTCACAACTTCAAAGTACCCGTTTCCCTTCACTCACTGATTTTGGGATCTGTCTCTGGGGTTTTCAGTACGTTGGTGTCTTATCCGTTTGATGTACTTCGTACAAGGCTGGCTTCCAATCGATCGAAACACTTTGCCTCCATGTTTGGTTGTTCCATTGACATGTTGAAACACGAAGGCATCAAATCATTTTATTCGGGTATAGGAACAGCAGTCAGTGGTGTTTCCCTCTCCATGGGGTTGACGTTCTTTGCCTATGAATTCCTTAGAAATTTAGACTCTCATTACGATGAGCTTGCATTCATTGAACCGATATCTGGGTTCATGGCTGGTATAATTGCCAAATCCAGTACTTTTCCATTGGATTTAATACGGAGAAGATTACAAGTGCACAGAAAGTGGCTCGGGCATGAAAGAGAAACATTCATGaccatttcaaagaaaatatttATTAGAGAAGGTTTACGGGGCTTCTATTCGGGTCTAACACCAGCCCTATTGAAAACCGCACCTACTACTGCAATTAGCATTTGGACTTACGAATACGTTGTAAGAGGCTTAGAGAAAGCTCAAGCTTTTGGTTAA
- a CDS encoding Protein involved in rRNA processing has translation MVLPEYQTSLLNKVDGSSTISIGEVKVICSVTGPIEAKPRQELPTQCAIEVNIRPEVGVGSTREKNMEDKLRVVLNGTINKFQYPRQLIQVHLHIISKSQATENNLKDLHACINGAYLALIDANISLLSSFLSTYAVINDDRLIFNPTSEQIQSSISHHLVCFDIKSGRADELLFVDSVGEFTEGELMTVLDQSIEEIESMNKIVRKTITEKVSRDYIWKY, from the coding sequence ATGGTATTGCCAGAGTATCAAACGTCTCTGTTGAATAAAGTTGACGGCTCTTCGACTATTTCGATTGGCGAGGTCAAAGTAATTTGCTCGGTAACCGGACCAATTGAAGCTAAACCACGACAAGAATTACCAACACAATGTGCCATAGAGGTGAACATAAGGCCCGAAGTGGGTGTCGGCTCCACAAGAGAGAAAAACATGGAAGACAAGCTGAGAGTTGTTCTAAATGGAACTATTAATAAATTTCAGTATCCAAGACAGCTGATTCAAGTACATTTGCATATTATATCAAAGAGTCAAGCGACGGAGAATAACCTGAAGGATCTACATGCCTGTATCAATGGAGCGTACCTGGCACTTATTGACGCTAACATATCTCTTTTGAGTTCATTCTTGTCGACATATGCCGTAATCAACGATGATAGACTGATATTCAATCCAACTTCTGAACAAATTCAATCCTCAATATCTCATCATTTGGTCTgctttgatatcaaaagCGGCAGGGCCGATGAACTTTTGTTCGTCGACTCAGTGGGGGAGTTCACGGAGGGGGAACTTATGACAGTATTGGACCAAAGCATAGAAGAGATTGAATCGATGAATAAAATCGTTCGAAAGACAATAACCGAGAAAGTGTCAAGGGACTATATCTGGAAATACTAA